One Candidatus Sulfurimonas baltica DNA segment encodes these proteins:
- a CDS encoding phosphatidate cytidylyltransferase, which translates to MSIFSSSKERIVTGLALVAAVLVIGLIDNFFLMWLVLGAIYILAFKEAIRLFEIESGSLLIYAAGIWAIAGIYPYGDDLFVLAGVFYASATAYNRDITWKNFLPFIYPTAGMLFIFTMYQEYGVVSLLWLLVVVAMTDVGAYAVGKSIGKTPFSETSPNKTMEGVVGGILVATIAGMFVGLTIVDLGISFIISFMVATSSIFGDLFESSLKRSAGVKDSGDLLPGHGGILDRIDGYLFGAIVMLVLLRGLV; encoded by the coding sequence ATGAGTATATTTTCAAGTTCAAAAGAGAGAATTGTCACTGGTCTGGCACTTGTAGCAGCTGTTTTAGTTATTGGTTTAATAGATAACTTTTTTCTTATGTGGTTGGTTCTTGGTGCCATTTATATATTGGCCTTTAAAGAAGCTATAAGACTCTTTGAAATAGAGAGTGGCTCTTTGCTTATTTATGCAGCGGGCATCTGGGCAATAGCCGGAATTTACCCGTACGGTGATGATTTATTTGTTCTTGCGGGTGTTTTTTATGCAAGTGCCACGGCATACAACAGAGATATAACTTGGAAAAACTTTCTCCCATTCATCTATCCTACAGCCGGAATGCTGTTTATCTTCACAATGTACCAAGAGTATGGAGTGGTATCGCTTCTATGGCTTTTAGTTGTTGTCGCTATGACGGATGTTGGAGCATATGCAGTTGGTAAAAGCATTGGCAAGACACCTTTTAGCGAAACTTCCCCAAACAAAACAATGGAGGGTGTTGTAGGCGGTATTTTAGTCGCAACTATTGCTGGTATGTTTGTAGGACTAACCATAGTTGATTTGGGCATCTCATTTATCATCTCATTTATGGTTGCTACAAGCTCTATTTTTGGCGATTTGTTTGAGAGCTCTTTAAAGAGAAGTGCTGGCGTGAAAGACAGCGGAGATTTACTTCCGGGTCATGGTGGCATACTTGACAGAATTGACGGATATCTGTTTGGAGCAATAGTCATGTTAGTTCTTTTAAGAGGTTTAGTGTAG
- the dxr gene encoding 1-deoxy-D-xylulose-5-phosphate reductoisomerase yields MVVLGSTGSIGVNTLEIAKKFSLHVEVLVCGKNIELLNKQIALHNPKVVVVADKEDMAKVNHKSVFYGQEAVLKAIEDSQSEIVVNALVGFLGLRPTLTSLACGKKVALANKESLVSCGAFIDVSKIQPIDSEHFGLWYLMQNRPVSKMIITASGGAFRDWDLNKLQNATLADTQKHPNWSMGQKITIDSATMVNKMFELLEARWLFGEGEYDAIIETKSLIHALIDFKDGSTTAHFAHASMQLPIAFALNAKMDENILPHVDLLKVGSLEFREITTDRYPVWQIREELLKNPARGVVVNAANEVAIEKFINKEIGFMDISKIIIDAFEKFTELPKSVDDVFSLDLEVRKYSSECISWRNNK; encoded by the coding sequence TTGGTAGTCCTTGGCTCAACAGGTTCAATCGGTGTAAATACACTTGAAATTGCCAAGAAATTTTCTCTACATGTAGAGGTTTTGGTGTGCGGAAAAAACATAGAACTTCTCAACAAGCAGATTGCCTTACATAATCCAAAAGTAGTTGTTGTTGCGGATAAAGAAGATATGGCAAAAGTAAACCATAAGAGTGTTTTTTATGGTCAAGAGGCTGTTTTAAAAGCTATAGAAGATTCGCAGAGTGAGATAGTTGTAAATGCCCTTGTCGGTTTTTTAGGGCTTCGTCCAACTCTGACATCCCTTGCATGTGGAAAAAAAGTTGCCCTTGCAAACAAAGAGTCGCTTGTCTCATGTGGAGCTTTTATAGATGTAAGCAAAATCCAGCCGATAGACAGCGAACACTTTGGTCTTTGGTACCTAATGCAAAACAGACCGGTAAGCAAAATGATTATCACTGCGAGCGGTGGAGCATTTAGAGACTGGGATTTAAACAAACTTCAAAACGCTACATTAGCAGACACTCAAAAACATCCAAACTGGTCAATGGGGCAAAAGATAACAATAGACAGTGCAACAATGGTCAATAAAATGTTTGAACTCCTTGAAGCTAGATGGCTCTTTGGAGAGGGCGAATATGATGCGATTATTGAGACAAAATCACTTATTCATGCACTTATAGATTTCAAAGACGGCTCAACCACCGCACACTTTGCACATGCAAGTATGCAGCTCCCTATCGCTTTTGCATTAAACGCCAAAATGGATGAGAATATACTCCCACATGTAGATTTGCTAAAAGTCGGCTCATTGGAGTTTCGAGAGATTACAACAGACAGATACCCAGTTTGGCAAATAAGAGAAGAGTTGCTAAAAAACCCTGCCCGTGGTGTAGTTGTGAACGCTGCTAATGAAGTAGCAATAGAGAAATTTATAAATAAAGAGATAGGTTTTATGGATATTAGTAAAATTATAATAGATGCTTTTGAAAAATTTACAGAGTTGCCAAAAAGCGTTGATGATGTTTTTTCTTTGGATCTAGAAGTTAGAAAATACTCAAGTGAGTGCATATCTTGGAGAAATAATAAGTGA